A single window of Drosophila suzukii chromosome 3, CBGP_Dsuzu_IsoJpt1.0, whole genome shotgun sequence DNA harbors:
- the LOC108014516 gene encoding uncharacterized protein isoform X2 translates to MGTLKTITDISHYDLFRVLEFIKTNCEIQNGNESLDAIKYADIFNFAATCKIFRRIVWDWSREMYNRLEIDLLQALPHKRLTVKFIEIHKTLKRATKLKRDQYMDIYIKAMMGNPLLKTIELSYNTQEYNKEHESIFDEIIMGLQGKAKRIVLDPGRIPKFKEIIVDIADHQISNLGLFRNISKLTITASLEMCDLVEFCINNPSLVTLEVNVNRFSDQGKLTQIVRHCPNLKQLKFLLNDNERDNGYVGLALLDKLQQLEIGKLPVPKELQFQLPDDDENMEENELHWHKTQQLEMDEDLRSKRPRMDCEYEPLIEGVLTLEQPIPILQLLRAFSEKKRSKLIRLCLKFDIDDVMVQVIAKIKGLRMLECGFCDPKSIRHLVQHPTLNRLSILNKGHLVTDDIADLLRKQVTVSSHDAKMLLSAGGYLGICTRNNSYAEIYRSVNFEPFTKLENLKVIGLPNEMIVSMESTLYRFLELGVQIKSDACDISLDPQKRELKMLYSMDYVDKELPTPLVRNLHSFKVLFVNMPSSHLFHNLSTINLGTIDEVYIGTPLTIFEISKEVYLSKPVVEALVTLRCLRKISCGFQKFIYIKPLAQLKDLEDVEVLSEHHPKDVHFPRCLEPLLKNCRKLNAFHIKVPVNGITKKFLTGLQYAVLKSRDPEIHKDLDICLRLKCQQYETPDKMVTAKQIKLITKPFKLMRLTAKYVENQHLLD, encoded by the exons ATGGGGACTTTAAAAACTATAACAGACATAAGTCATTATGATCTGTTTCGCGTACTCGAATTTATAAAGACAAACTGCGAAATACAGAATGGCAATGAATCTTTGGACGCCATCAAGTATGCTGACATCTTTAACTTTGCTGCCACCTGCAAGATATTTCGACGAATCGTTTGGGACTGGTCGAGAGAAATGTACAACCGCTTGGAAATCGATCTGCTGCAGGCGCTCCCCCATAAAAGGTTAACCGTCAAGTTTATTGAGATTCACAAAACTCTTAAGAGAGCCACAAAGCTAAAGAGAGACCAGTACATGGACATATATATTAAGGCCATGATGGGGAATCCCCTTCTAAAAACCATCGAGCTGAGTTATAATACTCAAGAATATAACAAGGAACACGAGAGTATATTCGATGAAATTATAATGGGACTGCAGGGTAAAGCTAAGCGCATAGTTTTGGATCCAGGGCGAATTCCAAAATTCAAGGAGATAATTGTGGATATTGCAG ATCATCAAATAAGCAATCTCGGTCTATTTCGCAATATTTCAAAACTGACCATAACAGCTTCCTTGGAGATGTGCGACCTAGTGGAATTTTGCATTAACAATCCCTCACTGGTAACCTTGGAAGTTAATGTAAATCGGTTTTCCGACCAGGGAAAGCTCACTCAAATCGTTCGTCATTGTCCCAACTTAAAGCAATTGAAATTTCTGCTTAATGATAATGAAAGGGATAATGGTTATGTCGGGCTGGCACTTTTAGATAAGCTACAGCAATTGGAAATTGGGAAACTCCCAGTGCCGAAGGAATTACAGTTTCAGCTGCctgatgatgatgaaaatATGGAGGAAAACGAATTGCATTGGCATAAGACCCAGCAATTAGAAATGGATGAGGACTTAAGATCTAAACGACCCAGGATGGACTGCGAGTACGAACCTCTAATCGAAGGAGTCTTAACTTTAGAACAGCCCATTCCCATCTTGCAGCTTCTCAGAGCTTTTAGCGAAAAGAAAAGATCGAAATTAATTCGACTGTGTCTGAAGTTCGATATTGATGACGTAATGGTTCAGGTCATTGCGAAAATCAAAGGTCTGAGAATGTTGGAGTGCGGGTTTTGCGATCCCAAAAGCATTAGGCACCTAGTACAGCACCCAACACTCAACCGATTGAGCATACTCAATAAAGGTCATCTAGTTACGGATGATATCGCAGATTTACTTAGAAAACAAGTAACCGTCTCAAGTCATGATGcaaaaatgttattatctgcaggGGGTTACCTAGGTATTTGTACGAGAAATAATAGTTATGCGGAAATTTACCGGTCTGTTAACTTTGAACCTTTTACGAAACTGGAAAACCTTAAGGTTATCGGACTGCCTAACGAAATGATCGTGTCAATGGAGTCGACGTTATATCGGTTTTTGGAGCTCGGTGTCCAGATCAAGAGTGATGCATGCGATATTTCCTTGGATCCCCAAAAGAGAGAGCTTAAAATGCTTTACAGTATGGACTACGTAGATAAAGAACTGCCAACTCCGTTGGTCAGAAATCTGCActcctttaaagttttattcgTAAATATGCCATCTTCTCATCTTTTCCACAATTTGTCCACAATCAACCTAGGAACGATAGATGAGGTTTATATAGGAACACCCTTaacaatatttgaaatatcCAAAGAAGTATACCTCAGTAAGCCCGTTGTTGAAGCTTTGGTCACTTTAAGGTGTTTGAGGAAAATCTCATGTGGGTTTCAGAAGTTTATTTACATAAAGCCTCTTGCTCAGTTGAAAGATCTGGAGGATGTGGAGGTTTTATCAGAGCACCACCCCAAGGATGTACACTTTCCAAGGTGCCTAGAACCACTTCTGAAGAACTGTCGCAAGCTGAACGCGTTTCACATTAAAGTGCCCGTCAACGGGATAACCAAGAAGTTTTTAACTGGCCTTCAGTATGCGGTTCTGAAAAGCCGAGATCCCGAGATACACAAGGACTTAGATATTTGCCTACGCTTGAAATGCCAACAATATGAGACCCCAGATAAG ATGGTAACTGCGAAACAG ATCAAACTTATAACAAAACCATTTAAGCTCATGAGGCTGACAGCTAAATACGTAGAGAACCAACATTTGCTTGATTGA
- the LOC108014516 gene encoding uncharacterized protein isoform X1, protein MGTLKTITDISHYDLFRVLEFIKTNCEIQNGNESLDAIKYADIFNFAATCKIFRRIVWDWSREMYNRLEIDLLQALPHKRLTVKFIEIHKTLKRATKLKRDQYMDIYIKAMMGNPLLKTIELSYNTQEYNKEHESIFDEIIMGLQGKAKRIVLDPGRIPKFKEIIVDIADHQISNLGLFRNISKLTITASLEMCDLVEFCINNPSLVTLEVNVNRFSDQGKLTQIVRHCPNLKQLKFLLNDNERDNGYVGLALLDKLQQLEIGKLPVPKELQFQLPDDDENMEENELHWHKTQQLEMDEDLRSKRPRMDCEYEPLIEGVLTLEQPIPILQLLRAFSEKKRSKLIRLCLKFDIDDVMVQVIAKIKGLRMLECGFCDPKSIRHLVQHPTLNRLSILNKGHLVTDDIADLLRKQVTVSSHDAKMLLSAGGYLGICTRNNSYAEIYRSVNFEPFTKLENLKVIGLPNEMIVSMESTLYRFLELGVQIKSDACDISLDPQKRELKMLYSMDYVDKELPTPLVRNLHSFKVLFVNMPSSHLFHNLSTINLGTIDEVYIGTPLTIFEISKEVYLSKPVVEALVTLRCLRKISCGFQKFIYIKPLAQLKDLEDVEVLSEHHPKDVHFPRCLEPLLKNCRKLNAFHIKVPVNGITKKFLTGLQYAVLKSRDPEIHKDLDICLRLKCQQYETPDKMVTAKQVGHGYLLALIIFFKYLLADQTYNKTI, encoded by the exons ATGGGGACTTTAAAAACTATAACAGACATAAGTCATTATGATCTGTTTCGCGTACTCGAATTTATAAAGACAAACTGCGAAATACAGAATGGCAATGAATCTTTGGACGCCATCAAGTATGCTGACATCTTTAACTTTGCTGCCACCTGCAAGATATTTCGACGAATCGTTTGGGACTGGTCGAGAGAAATGTACAACCGCTTGGAAATCGATCTGCTGCAGGCGCTCCCCCATAAAAGGTTAACCGTCAAGTTTATTGAGATTCACAAAACTCTTAAGAGAGCCACAAAGCTAAAGAGAGACCAGTACATGGACATATATATTAAGGCCATGATGGGGAATCCCCTTCTAAAAACCATCGAGCTGAGTTATAATACTCAAGAATATAACAAGGAACACGAGAGTATATTCGATGAAATTATAATGGGACTGCAGGGTAAAGCTAAGCGCATAGTTTTGGATCCAGGGCGAATTCCAAAATTCAAGGAGATAATTGTGGATATTGCAG ATCATCAAATAAGCAATCTCGGTCTATTTCGCAATATTTCAAAACTGACCATAACAGCTTCCTTGGAGATGTGCGACCTAGTGGAATTTTGCATTAACAATCCCTCACTGGTAACCTTGGAAGTTAATGTAAATCGGTTTTCCGACCAGGGAAAGCTCACTCAAATCGTTCGTCATTGTCCCAACTTAAAGCAATTGAAATTTCTGCTTAATGATAATGAAAGGGATAATGGTTATGTCGGGCTGGCACTTTTAGATAAGCTACAGCAATTGGAAATTGGGAAACTCCCAGTGCCGAAGGAATTACAGTTTCAGCTGCctgatgatgatgaaaatATGGAGGAAAACGAATTGCATTGGCATAAGACCCAGCAATTAGAAATGGATGAGGACTTAAGATCTAAACGACCCAGGATGGACTGCGAGTACGAACCTCTAATCGAAGGAGTCTTAACTTTAGAACAGCCCATTCCCATCTTGCAGCTTCTCAGAGCTTTTAGCGAAAAGAAAAGATCGAAATTAATTCGACTGTGTCTGAAGTTCGATATTGATGACGTAATGGTTCAGGTCATTGCGAAAATCAAAGGTCTGAGAATGTTGGAGTGCGGGTTTTGCGATCCCAAAAGCATTAGGCACCTAGTACAGCACCCAACACTCAACCGATTGAGCATACTCAATAAAGGTCATCTAGTTACGGATGATATCGCAGATTTACTTAGAAAACAAGTAACCGTCTCAAGTCATGATGcaaaaatgttattatctgcaggGGGTTACCTAGGTATTTGTACGAGAAATAATAGTTATGCGGAAATTTACCGGTCTGTTAACTTTGAACCTTTTACGAAACTGGAAAACCTTAAGGTTATCGGACTGCCTAACGAAATGATCGTGTCAATGGAGTCGACGTTATATCGGTTTTTGGAGCTCGGTGTCCAGATCAAGAGTGATGCATGCGATATTTCCTTGGATCCCCAAAAGAGAGAGCTTAAAATGCTTTACAGTATGGACTACGTAGATAAAGAACTGCCAACTCCGTTGGTCAGAAATCTGCActcctttaaagttttattcgTAAATATGCCATCTTCTCATCTTTTCCACAATTTGTCCACAATCAACCTAGGAACGATAGATGAGGTTTATATAGGAACACCCTTaacaatatttgaaatatcCAAAGAAGTATACCTCAGTAAGCCCGTTGTTGAAGCTTTGGTCACTTTAAGGTGTTTGAGGAAAATCTCATGTGGGTTTCAGAAGTTTATTTACATAAAGCCTCTTGCTCAGTTGAAAGATCTGGAGGATGTGGAGGTTTTATCAGAGCACCACCCCAAGGATGTACACTTTCCAAGGTGCCTAGAACCACTTCTGAAGAACTGTCGCAAGCTGAACGCGTTTCACATTAAAGTGCCCGTCAACGGGATAACCAAGAAGTTTTTAACTGGCCTTCAGTATGCGGTTCTGAAAAGCCGAGATCCCGAGATACACAAGGACTTAGATATTTGCCTACGCTTGAAATGCCAACAATATGAGACCCCAGATAAG ATGGTAACTGCGAAACAGGTGGGTCACGGTTATTTATTGGctcttataatattttttaaatatttacttgCAGATCAAACTTATAACAAAACCATTTAA